The sequence below is a genomic window from Flagellimonas marinaquae.
CAGGTAGATGCCGTCCTTACCCAAAATAGGGACGGTTTTTTTATGGAATTAAGATTTTTTTTCTTTTCTCATCCGCTTTGGGCCATACCACAACCAAAATCCAGTTATGGTAAAAACCAAGAGTGAGGTTCCCATTACAGTGGTATACCCGAGTTTAATATAGCCATCGGTGGATAGGTAATCGTCTAGTAAAGACCCATCGTGTACGGCTTCTAAAAAGTCGGATCTTCTTTGGCCGATGGAAAGAACGTTCCCGTTTGCCCCGTCCAATTGGATTTCGTAAAAAGAATCAATAAAAACAAATTTAACGGAGCCTTTTTCCTGTCTAAGATCTATTCGGTCCAAAGCCAAATCTAAATCTTTGGAGACCTTGCTATGTAGGGTGTTGCATGCAATGGTGTGCAGGCTGTCCATGGAAAGCCATTCCTTTAAATTGGTGGAGGTTCCTTCTTGTGTTTCCGGGAGAATATAACCGTTGGAATTCTTCTTCCACCCTAAAAGAAGTCCAGAGATCGAGATAATAAAGAAAAATATAAATAGTAAAGCTCCTGTGGTTCTATGTACTTTTCGAAAGATTCGTAATACTTTGGCCTGCTTCTTCCTTTTGCCCATTCCTGCCTATTAAAAACCTTAAATATCTACAAAATTTATCAAATCCGAGAGCGGTTCTGTCTCCGATTTAACCAAAAAGAGTGCATTTAACAAAAATTTTAGAATGTTGCGCTCGCTATGGAAAGTATATGGCACAGGACATCAATTGCCGGCAAAGGGAGTGTTAAATAGACCTACGGCCAATTCGATCCAAACCAATAAAAACAAAATAAATATGGCTAAAAGAATAAGGGACCTTTTATTGCGAGATCGGGTTTTGCGGTGTACAAAATCAATGGTAAAACCTATGATCGAAAGTAGAATGCCGGCGCCGATAAAATCGAATAACGACCAATTTACTTCGGATGAGAACTGCATGGCCACAAAGGGTACGGCCAACAAAACTGCAATCGAAAAAAGAATAAAAATCTGTCTTTTGCTGATTAACATGGTGGAAATGGAAGTTTAGAGGAATGTACCATTGTAAACAGTATTTAGTACCATACAACATCCAGTTTTTGTAGTTCTCCATCCAAATCTTTGATGGATTCGGGAGCTATGATCAAAGTGTTTATTACAAATTCTTTCGAATCTGTTTTTAGGATATAGTCGCCCGCAAATTTTCTGATACGA
It includes:
- a CDS encoding PepSY domain-containing protein, yielding MGKRKKQAKVLRIFRKVHRTTGALLFIFFFIISISGLLLGWKKNSNGYILPETQEGTSTNLKEWLSMDSLHTIACNTLHSKVSKDLDLALDRIDLRQEKGSVKFVFIDSFYEIQLDGANGNVLSIGQRRSDFLEAVHDGSLLDDYLSTDGYIKLGYTTVMGTSLLVFTITGFWLWYGPKRMRKEKKS